A genomic window from Gossypium hirsutum isolate 1008001.06 chromosome D12, Gossypium_hirsutum_v2.1, whole genome shotgun sequence includes:
- the LOC107946130 gene encoding peroxisome biogenesis protein 22 isoform X3, whose translation MAEPPSHLSSFKDELIQLIKRLGTYLALKMSNLFSISLQKLDPRSVGAIAGLAVAIIFTYRFTRSPAPPTRRQPKRQAPITSSTAISTQSNITLMPSGVYSSSEDLRAQNTFDEFFQPVKPTLGQIVRQKLNEGRKVTCRLLGVILEESSPEELQTKATVRPSVLDVLLEITKFCDLYLMERVIDDESEKNVLLALENAGIFTSGGLVKDKVLFCSTENGRTSFVRQLEPDWHIDTNPEIVSQLARFIKYQLHVSPVKTEWTTGKVLSSPSLEKFFGF comes from the exons ATGGCTGAGCCGCCGTCGCATTTATCCTCATTCAAGGACGAGCTCATTCAGCTGATCAAGCGGCTCGGAACCTATCTCGCCCTCAAAATGTCCAATCTCTTCTCGATCTCTCTCCAAAAACTg GATCCTCGATCTGTTGGGGCTATTGCAGGGCTTGCTGTTGCAATTATCTTTACCTATAGGTTCACAAGATCACCTGCACCACCAACAAGAAGGCAACCGAAACGTCAAGCTCCAATAACTAGTAGCACTGCTATCAGTACTCAGTCAAATATAACTTTGATGCCTTCTGGAGTTTATTCATCTTCAGAGGATTTAAGAGCACAAAACACCTTTGACGAGTTTTTCCAGCCAGTAAAG CCAACATTGGGGCAAATAGTTAGGCAGAAACTGAATGAAGGTAGAAAG GTAACATGTCGTTTACTTGGAGTGATCCTTGAGGAAAGCAGTCCAGAGGAGCTGCAG ACAAAAGCAACTGTAAGGCCCTCTGTGTTGGATGTGCTATTGGAGATTACCAAATTTTGTGATCTTTATCTCATGGAGAGGGTTATTGACGATGAAAGCGAA AAAAATGTTCTTCTGGCCTTGGAAAATGCAGGGATTTTCACCTCCGGTGGCTTGGTGAAGGACAAG GTTCTCTTTTGTAGTACAGAGAATGGGAGGACATCTTTTGTTCGGCAGCTAGAACCTGATTGGCATATCGACACAAATCCTGAAATAGTTTCCCAGTTAGCT AGGTTCATCAAATATCAGCTCCACGTATCCCCTGTCAAAACTGAATGGACTACGGGTAAAGTGCTCAGTTCTCCATCCTTGGAAAAATTCTTTGG TTTTTAG
- the LOC107946130 gene encoding peroxisome biogenesis protein 22 isoform X1 — MAEPPSHLSSFKDELIQLIKRLGTYLALKMSNLFSISLQKLDPRSVGAIAGLAVAIIFTYRFTRSPAPPTRRQPKRQAPITSSTAISTQSNITLMPSGVYSSSEDLRAQNTFDEFFQPVKQPTLGQIVRQKLNEGRKVTCRLLGVILEESSPEELQTKATVRPSVLDVLLEITKFCDLYLMERVIDDESEKNVLLALENAGIFTSGGLVKDKVLFCSTENGRTSFVRQLEPDWHIDTNPEIVSQLARFIKYQLHVSPVKTEWTTGKVLSSPSLEKFFGF; from the exons ATGGCTGAGCCGCCGTCGCATTTATCCTCATTCAAGGACGAGCTCATTCAGCTGATCAAGCGGCTCGGAACCTATCTCGCCCTCAAAATGTCCAATCTCTTCTCGATCTCTCTCCAAAAACTg GATCCTCGATCTGTTGGGGCTATTGCAGGGCTTGCTGTTGCAATTATCTTTACCTATAGGTTCACAAGATCACCTGCACCACCAACAAGAAGGCAACCGAAACGTCAAGCTCCAATAACTAGTAGCACTGCTATCAGTACTCAGTCAAATATAACTTTGATGCCTTCTGGAGTTTATTCATCTTCAGAGGATTTAAGAGCACAAAACACCTTTGACGAGTTTTTCCAGCCAGTAAAG CAGCCAACATTGGGGCAAATAGTTAGGCAGAAACTGAATGAAGGTAGAAAG GTAACATGTCGTTTACTTGGAGTGATCCTTGAGGAAAGCAGTCCAGAGGAGCTGCAG ACAAAAGCAACTGTAAGGCCCTCTGTGTTGGATGTGCTATTGGAGATTACCAAATTTTGTGATCTTTATCTCATGGAGAGGGTTATTGACGATGAAAGCGAA AAAAATGTTCTTCTGGCCTTGGAAAATGCAGGGATTTTCACCTCCGGTGGCTTGGTGAAGGACAAG GTTCTCTTTTGTAGTACAGAGAATGGGAGGACATCTTTTGTTCGGCAGCTAGAACCTGATTGGCATATCGACACAAATCCTGAAATAGTTTCCCAGTTAGCT AGGTTCATCAAATATCAGCTCCACGTATCCCCTGTCAAAACTGAATGGACTACGGGTAAAGTGCTCAGTTCTCCATCCTTGGAAAAATTCTTTGG TTTTTAG
- the LOC107946130 gene encoding peroxisome biogenesis protein 22 isoform X4: protein MAEPPSHLSSFKDELIQLIKRLGTYLALKMSNLFSISLQKLDPRSVGAIAGLAVAIIFTYRFTRSPAPPTRRQPKRQAPITSSTAISTQSNITLMPSGVYSSSEDLRAQNTFDEFFQPVKPTLGQIVRQKLNEGRKVTCRLLGVILEESSPEELQTKATVRPSVLDVLLEITKFCDLYLMERVIDDESEKNVLLALENAGIFTSGGLVKDKVLFCSTENGRTSFVRQLEPDWHIDTNPEIVSQLARFIKYQLHVSPVKTEWTTGKVLSSPSLEKFFG, encoded by the exons ATGGCTGAGCCGCCGTCGCATTTATCCTCATTCAAGGACGAGCTCATTCAGCTGATCAAGCGGCTCGGAACCTATCTCGCCCTCAAAATGTCCAATCTCTTCTCGATCTCTCTCCAAAAACTg GATCCTCGATCTGTTGGGGCTATTGCAGGGCTTGCTGTTGCAATTATCTTTACCTATAGGTTCACAAGATCACCTGCACCACCAACAAGAAGGCAACCGAAACGTCAAGCTCCAATAACTAGTAGCACTGCTATCAGTACTCAGTCAAATATAACTTTGATGCCTTCTGGAGTTTATTCATCTTCAGAGGATTTAAGAGCACAAAACACCTTTGACGAGTTTTTCCAGCCAGTAAAG CCAACATTGGGGCAAATAGTTAGGCAGAAACTGAATGAAGGTAGAAAG GTAACATGTCGTTTACTTGGAGTGATCCTTGAGGAAAGCAGTCCAGAGGAGCTGCAG ACAAAAGCAACTGTAAGGCCCTCTGTGTTGGATGTGCTATTGGAGATTACCAAATTTTGTGATCTTTATCTCATGGAGAGGGTTATTGACGATGAAAGCGAA AAAAATGTTCTTCTGGCCTTGGAAAATGCAGGGATTTTCACCTCCGGTGGCTTGGTGAAGGACAAG GTTCTCTTTTGTAGTACAGAGAATGGGAGGACATCTTTTGTTCGGCAGCTAGAACCTGATTGGCATATCGACACAAATCCTGAAATAGTTTCCCAGTTAGCT AGGTTCATCAAATATCAGCTCCACGTATCCCCTGTCAAAACTGAATGGACTACGGGTAAAGTGCTCAGTTCTCCATCCTTGGAAAAATTCTTTGGGTAA
- the LOC107946130 gene encoding peroxisome biogenesis protein 22 isoform X2, which translates to MAEPPSHLSSFKDELIQLIKRLGTYLALKMSNLFSISLQKLDPRSVGAIAGLAVAIIFTYRFTRSPAPPTRRQPKRQAPITSSTAISTQSNITLMPSGVYSSSEDLRAQNTFDEFFQPVKQPTLGQIVRQKLNEGRKVTCRLLGVILEESSPEELQTKATVRPSVLDVLLEITKFCDLYLMERVIDDESEKNVLLALENAGIFTSGGLVKDKVLFCSTENGRTSFVRQLEPDWHIDTNPEIVSQLARFIKYQLHVSPVKTEWTTGKVLSSPSLEKFFG; encoded by the exons ATGGCTGAGCCGCCGTCGCATTTATCCTCATTCAAGGACGAGCTCATTCAGCTGATCAAGCGGCTCGGAACCTATCTCGCCCTCAAAATGTCCAATCTCTTCTCGATCTCTCTCCAAAAACTg GATCCTCGATCTGTTGGGGCTATTGCAGGGCTTGCTGTTGCAATTATCTTTACCTATAGGTTCACAAGATCACCTGCACCACCAACAAGAAGGCAACCGAAACGTCAAGCTCCAATAACTAGTAGCACTGCTATCAGTACTCAGTCAAATATAACTTTGATGCCTTCTGGAGTTTATTCATCTTCAGAGGATTTAAGAGCACAAAACACCTTTGACGAGTTTTTCCAGCCAGTAAAG CAGCCAACATTGGGGCAAATAGTTAGGCAGAAACTGAATGAAGGTAGAAAG GTAACATGTCGTTTACTTGGAGTGATCCTTGAGGAAAGCAGTCCAGAGGAGCTGCAG ACAAAAGCAACTGTAAGGCCCTCTGTGTTGGATGTGCTATTGGAGATTACCAAATTTTGTGATCTTTATCTCATGGAGAGGGTTATTGACGATGAAAGCGAA AAAAATGTTCTTCTGGCCTTGGAAAATGCAGGGATTTTCACCTCCGGTGGCTTGGTGAAGGACAAG GTTCTCTTTTGTAGTACAGAGAATGGGAGGACATCTTTTGTTCGGCAGCTAGAACCTGATTGGCATATCGACACAAATCCTGAAATAGTTTCCCAGTTAGCT AGGTTCATCAAATATCAGCTCCACGTATCCCCTGTCAAAACTGAATGGACTACGGGTAAAGTGCTCAGTTCTCCATCCTTGGAAAAATTCTTTGGGTAA